In Desulfobacteraceae bacterium, the DNA window TATGGGTCCAGCCAGACCGGAGGTCAGATCCTGGCCGGCCTGGAAAACCTCGAACTGCGGGATCGGCGCTTTTCCATCGACCGCCTGGGCGGCAGCGGAGGACTGGCACTTTTCACCGACGAGCTTCAGGGAGATCTGGGAACGCCGGACGCCTACCGATGGGCCGAGCGCACGCGCTTTCTGCTGGAGAAGGGATGGGGGGACGTCAACGTCGTCGCCTGGAGCTGGGGAGACCAGCTCACCCGCTATGCTGCGGATGAGGTGGACCGCTATCTTCACCAGATGGCGGCGCTGGAGGAGCAGTTTTTCGAGGTCGCTTTTGTTTACATGACCGCACCGCTGGACGGCAGCGGCGAAGGGGGCAACGTTCACCGCCGCAATCAGCAGATCCGCCGTTTCTGCCGCGATCACAACAAGATGCTATATGATTTCGCCGACATCGAGCGCTTCGATCCCGACGGGGTGGACTATCTGGCCAGGGGCGGCGATTTCGGCTGCTACTACCGCGACGGCAACGGCAGGGTCAACAACTGGGCTGAGGAATGGTGCCGGACACACCCGGAGGCCTGCATGATCTACGACTGCCCGACCAGCAAACCCCTCAACTGCGACCTCAAAGCGCGCGCCTTTTGGTGGCTTCTGGCGAGAATAGCGGGCTGGAACCCCCAGGACGATGAGGGTGGCCAGACCGTCAACCGGGGTACCTCGACCGCGCGGACCCCGCGCTAACGCGTTTTTACGGCCAGCTCTTGGTCCGCTAGGCCCGCGGTTTGCGACTGTTTTCCGGCGGCACAGCGCACGGCAACCGCCAAATTCCGCTGGGGGTGAAAAAGGGGGGAGACCGGATGGTGGCCCCTGTGTGCTATTTTGTGCAAAAAATGCCTTCCAACCAGTCCACCGGCGGGTTTTCCCGACTCTTGGGGCAGCAACCTCGCGAGTTAACGGTTCCCGATCCCGGACTCCCCGGCTGATCTGGCATTTTGGGGCTGATTCAGCCGCCGAAGCGGCGCATATCCTCGACGAAAAACGGGGTGCAGCGCATGCCGACACTCATTTTTTTGACCCAGATACGGGCCATGGTGACGGTCTGCCCGTCCATATCCACTAGGCTGGGGAGTTCCTCGACGTAGGCGATATCATCCGTCATGAACTCGTAGTAGAAGGTGTTGGTGCTGTATGGGTCCGGCACCAGAATGATCTTTTGGGAATCGTAGGGGTGCTTGCGCGGTGCACCCGAAAACGCGACATGGGTATCGCGAATCGCCTTGGGATCACGGGGTTTTTTGTAAGCCTGAATTTCAAATTTGTTGGTTTTTCCGGTTTCCACTGGAAAACGCGACATGCGAATCCCCCCTTGCAGCTGTTTTCCGAATACATCCCGGTGCTTTGAAGCAGCCACCGTCTGTTGCGACCTCACAGCCGGTCGCAGGGAATTTCGGCCAGAAAGCCCTCCAGGGCCTCATCGAATCTATCCACCAGCGCTTCCAGCGGGTAACGGATGCTGCAGGACCTGCAGACAAAAAATATCTTCCGTCAGGCGCGCTCAAAGCGCATGGGGCGGCCGCACTTCAGACAGGCAACGGGTTTGCGTTCCATGCGCCCTACTTAAGAAATATCCCTTATGTTGTCAAGGGCTTTTGCCGGTTTTAAGGCCCTTTCCAAATGGCGCATAGACCGCCGCCGAAGTCTCAATCGCGTTTGACATTGGTGAGCTGTTCTGGCAAAGAAAGGGGCTGGAAACCTCGCCGACGGTGCGCCCCGGATACCGCTTGCCGGCGATGGGCGCCGCCAGCCCGACCTGCACCCGCGACCCGATCCAACAACCCCTTAGTGAGAGAAACTCCCCCATGACCCAGCCCCACGACGGCATCCAATGCCCGGGATTCACAGCGGCCGGCCTGGCCGCCGGCCTCAAAAAAAACGACAAGAAAGACCTCGGCCTGATTTTTTCCGAGGTCCCGGCCAGCGTCGCCGGGATGTTCACCACCAATCGTGTCAAGGCCGCTCCGGTGCGCCTGGACATGGAGCGGGTTGCCGGCGGCAAGGCCCAGGCCGTCATCGTCAACAGCGGCAACGCCAATTGCTGCGTCGGCGAAAAAGGACTTTCGGCCGCGATTGCCATGTGCCGGGCCGCGGCCGCAGGTCTGGGCATCGCCGAAAACCTGGTTCTGGCGGCCTCCACCGGGGTGATCGGCGAACCGTTGCCGGTTGAAAAGATCGTGGCTGCCGCCCCGCGGCTGGTGCAGGCCCTCTCCGCCGAGGGGTTCGCCGATCTGGCCGAGGCCATCATGACCACCGACAACGTTCCCAAAACCGTTTCGCGCCGGGCCGCCATCAACGGCAAAACCGTCACCGTGGTCGGGGTTGCCAAGGGGGCGGGGATGATCCGACCGGACATGGCCACCATGCTCTGCTTTGTCTGCACGGATGCCGACGGCCAACCGGCGGTGCTGCGGAGATGTCTGTCAAGGGCCTGCGAAAGAAGCTTCAACCGCATCACGGTGGACGGCGACACCAGCACCAACGACACCCTGCTGCTCCTGGCCAACGGCCTTTCCGGCGCTTCGCTGACCGAAGCCGACGCCCAGGCCACATTTCAGGAAATGCTGGACGATATCCTGACGGCGCTGGCCCAGATGCTGGTGCGCGACGCCGAAGGCGCCACCAAGCTGGTGGAGATCGTCGTGAAAGGCGCCGCCAGCGACGCCGAAGCCCGCCGGGTGGCCGATACGGTGGCCAATTCGAGCCTGGTGAAAACCGCCCTTTTCGGTGAGGATGCCAACTGGGGGCGCATCCTGGCCGCCGCCGGCCGGTCCGGGGCGGAGCTGGCACCCGAGCGGATCGACGTTTTTTTCGACGCGGTCCGCATTTGCCAAAACGGTCAGGGCTGCGGCAAGGCCGTTGAAGCCGA includes these proteins:
- a CDS encoding inorganic pyrophosphatase Ppa, coding for MSRFPVETGKTNKFEIQAYKKPRDPKAIRDTHVAFSGAPRKHPYDSQKIILVPDPYSTNTFYYEFMTDDIAYVEELPSLVDMDGQTVTMARIWVKKMSVGMRCTPFFVEDMRRFGG
- the argJ gene encoding bifunctional glutamate N-acetyltransferase/amino-acid acetyltransferase ArgJ, with the translated sequence MTQPHDGIQCPGFTAAGLAAGLKKNDKKDLGLIFSEVPASVAGMFTTNRVKAAPVRLDMERVAGGKAQAVIVNSGNANCCVGEKGLSAAIAMCRAAAAGLGIAENLVLAASTGVIGEPLPVEKIVAAAPRLVQALSAEGFADLAEAIMTTDNVPKTVSRRAAINGKTVTVVGVAKGAGMIRPDMATMLCFVCTDADGQPAVLRRCLSRACERSFNRITVDGDTSTNDTLLLLANGLSGASLTEADAQATFQEMLDDILTALAQMLVRDAEGATKLVEIVVKGAASDAEARRVADTVANSSLVKTALFGEDANWGRILAAAGRSGAELAPERIDVFFDAVRICQNGQGCGKAVEAEATRVLKTAEFTITLDLKLGSGRAAVWTCDFSLDYVKINADYRS